A single genomic interval of Spinacia oleracea cultivar Varoflay chromosome 6, BTI_SOV_V1, whole genome shotgun sequence harbors:
- the LOC110775686 gene encoding probable WRKY transcription factor 57, which yields MDSDSNQPDPTESTWSLSPPSPSPPPRPNSGSDHVFFFNSDSHNNHMLSDQFTWTYNSSDLRHAVESSSHADVDDYQPSDTPITTAAAASSSGCQVSPSVDQTSDVMPPNPLASSSSSEDLADKNVGRAVVTAAVADTSKKVKKKGQKRTRQPRFAFMTKSEVDHLEDGYRWRKYGQKAVKNSPFPRSYYRCTNSKCTVKKRVERSSEDPSIVITTYEGQHCHHTIGFPRSSGFLNHEGGGFLGQFGPPNLSSQSSFLYPGMQLYTQENSVTSRSVAQGSVSNTNVVQAQAQTQAYDERRTPSNARESPSSSVSHHSTQQTPSLSSSGEGLLGDIVPPGMRNP from the exons ATGGACTCGGACTCGAACCAACCCGATCCCACTGAGTCAACCTGGTCGCTCTcccctccttctccttctcctcctCCCCGGCCCAACTCGGGTTCCGACCACGTTTTCTTCTTCAATAGCGACTCACACAATAACCATATGCTCTCCGATCAGTTCACCTGGACCTACAACTCGTCCGATTTACGCCACGCTGTTGAATCTTCCTCCCATGCTGACGTGGACGATTATCAACCCTCCGATACTCCGatcacaacagcagcagcagcgagcagTAGCGGGTGTCAAGTATCACCAAGTGTTGATCAAACATCTGACGTCATGCCACCGAATCCTTTGGCTTCATCGAGCTCGTCCGAAGATCTCGCGGACAAAAATGTCGGCAGAGCGGTGGTTACTGCGGCAGTGGCCGACACTTC GAAGAAGGTTAAGAAGAAGGGGCAAAAGAGGACAAGACAACCACGATTTGCATTCATGACCAAGAGTGAAGTTGATCATCTTGAAGATGGATATAGATGGAGGAAGTACGGTCAGAAGGCTGTTAAAAACAGTCCTTTTCCCAG GAGTTATTATCGGTGCACGAACAGCAAATGCACGGTTAAAAAAAGGGTGGAACGGTCTTCAGAAGACCCTAGCATAGTGATCACTACATATGAAGGGCAACATTGTCATCATACAATTGGATTTCCAAGAAGCAGTGGATTTCTAAACCATGAAGGTGGTGGCTTTCTAGGGCAGTTTGGTCCTCCTAATTTGTCGTCACAATCATCGTTTCTCTATCCAGGAATGCAATTATATACACAGGAAAACTCAGTTACCAGCAGAAGCGTGGCACAAGGTTCAGTTAGTAATACTAATGTTGTGCAGGCTCAGGCCCAGACTCAGGCTTATGATGAACGGCGAACTCCTAGCAACGCTAGAGAATCGCCGTCATCATCAGTGTCTCATCATTCAACTCAACAAACGCCGTCGCTAAGTAGTAGTGGTGAGGGTTTGCTCGGGGATATTGTGCCTCCTGGAATGCGAAATCCTTGA
- the LOC110775680 gene encoding hydrophobic seed protein-like yields the protein MASKSAVALLMVNLALFAFVSANATATCPDLNACINIADGLVNAELGGQSGTPCCELIHGIADADLALCLCSSLQNTPLGSTLGVLINLLGGLLGGLTGNSLLNKELLVILNSCGYNNASLYKCY from the coding sequence ATGGCCTCCAAATCTGCTGTTGCTTTGTTAATGGTTAACCTAGCATTGTTTGCATTTGTGTCAGCAAATGCAACAGCAACATGCCCAGATCTGAATGCTTGTATCAACATAGCAGATGGTCTTGTTAATGCTGAATTAGGTGGACAATCAGGTACACCATGTTGTGAACTCATTCATGGAATTGCTGATGCTGATTTGGCTCTTTGTCTTTGCTCAAGCTTACAAAACACTCCTTTAGGAAGCACCCTTGGTGTTCTTATTAACCTTCTTGGCGGTCTCTTAGGTGGCCTCACTGGCAACTCACTCCTTAACAAAGAGCTTCTTGTCATCCTTAACTCTTGTGGTTACAACAATGCTTCCCTTTACAagtgttattaa